A single Phoenix dactylifera cultivar Barhee BC4 chromosome 1, palm_55x_up_171113_PBpolish2nd_filt_p, whole genome shotgun sequence DNA region contains:
- the LOC120112979 gene encoding phosphatidylinositol 4-phosphate 5-kinase 1-like isoform X2: MESASPSSDRRPRAPIASPSHFPSSDRRPAPTLIHRLPISLPRHRRPRPPVPFFFSRFLHFLLLALLVFCVDFWGFFQTISKGHKNYDLMLNLQLGIRYSVGKPASMQMRDLRPADFDPREKFWTRFPPEGSKITPPHQSVEFRWKDYCPMVFRHLRKLFSVDPADYMVAICGDDALRELSSPGKSGSFFYLTQDDRFMIKTVKKSEVKVK; this comes from the exons ATGGAATCGGCGTCCCCGAGCTCCGATCGGCGTCCCCGAGCTCCGATCGCTTCCCCATCTCACTTTCCGAGCTCCGATCGGCGTCCCGCGCCGACATTAATCCATCGCCTCCCCATCTCGCTTCCCCGCCACCGTCGACCTCGCCCTCcggttcccttcttcttctctcgtttcttgcattttttgctCTTGGCGCTTctagtattttgtgttgattttTGGGGGTTTTTTCAGACGATTTCCAAAGGCCATAAGAACTACGATCTCATGTTAAACCTTCAATTGGGCATCAG ATACTCTGTTGGGAAGCCAGCTTCGATGCAGATGAGAGACCTCAGACCAGCAGATTTCGACCCAAGGGAGAAGTTTTGGACGAGGTTTCCTCCCGAGGGATCCAAGATTACTCCACCCCACCAGTCTGTCGAGTTTCGGTGGAAGGATTATTGCCCCATGGTCTTCAG ACACTTGAGAAAGTTGTTTTCTGTGGATCCGGCTGATTATATGGTCGCTATCTGTGGGGATGACGCATTGAGGGAACTGTCTTCGCCTGGGAAGAGTGGGAGTTTCTTCTACCTGACCCAGGATGACAGGTTCATGATCAAGACAGTGAAAAAATCTGAAGTAAAGGTCAAATGA
- the LOC120112979 gene encoding phosphatidylinositol 4-phosphate 5-kinase 1-like isoform X4: MESASPSSDRRPRAPIASPSHFPSSDRRPAPTLIHRLPISLPRHRRPRPPTISKGHKNYDLMLNLQLGIRYSVGKPASMQMRDLRPADFDPREKFWTRFPPEGSKITPPHQSVEFRWKDYCPMVFRHLRKLFSVDPADYMVAICGDDALRELSSPGKSGSFFYLTQDDRFMIKTVKKSEVKTNRVDKNER; encoded by the exons ATGGAATCGGCGTCCCCGAGCTCCGATCGGCGTCCCCGAGCTCCGATCGCTTCCCCATCTCACTTTCCGAGCTCCGATCGGCGTCCCGCGCCGACATTAATCCATCGCCTCCCCATCTCGCTTCCCCGCCACCGTCGACCTCGCCCTCcg ACGATTTCCAAAGGCCATAAGAACTACGATCTCATGTTAAACCTTCAATTGGGCATCAG ATACTCTGTTGGGAAGCCAGCTTCGATGCAGATGAGAGACCTCAGACCAGCAGATTTCGACCCAAGGGAGAAGTTTTGGACGAGGTTTCCTCCCGAGGGATCCAAGATTACTCCACCCCACCAGTCTGTCGAGTTTCGGTGGAAGGATTATTGCCCCATGGTCTTCAG ACACTTGAGAAAGTTGTTTTCTGTGGATCCGGCTGATTATATGGTCGCTATCTGTGGGGATGACGCATTGAGGGAACTGTCTTCGCCTGGGAAGAGTGGGAGTTTCTTCTACCTGACCCAGGATGACAGGTTCATGATCAAGACAGTGAAAAAATCTGAAGTAAAG aCGAATAGGGTCGATAAGAATGAAAGATAG
- the LOC120112979 gene encoding phosphatidylinositol 4-phosphate 5-kinase 1-like isoform X3: MESASPSSDRRPRAPIASPSHFPSSDRRPAPTLIHRLPISLPRHRRPRPPVPFFFSRFLHFLLLALLVFCVDFWGFFQTISKGHKNYDLMLNLQLGIRYSVGKPASMQMRDLRPADFDPREKFWTRFPPEGSKITPPHQSVEFRWKDYCPMVFRHLRKLFSVDPADYMVAICGDDALRELSSPGKSGSFFYLTQDDRFMIKTVKKSEVKI; encoded by the exons ATGGAATCGGCGTCCCCGAGCTCCGATCGGCGTCCCCGAGCTCCGATCGCTTCCCCATCTCACTTTCCGAGCTCCGATCGGCGTCCCGCGCCGACATTAATCCATCGCCTCCCCATCTCGCTTCCCCGCCACCGTCGACCTCGCCCTCcggttcccttcttcttctctcgtttcttgcattttttgctCTTGGCGCTTctagtattttgtgttgattttTGGGGGTTTTTTCAGACGATTTCCAAAGGCCATAAGAACTACGATCTCATGTTAAACCTTCAATTGGGCATCAG ATACTCTGTTGGGAAGCCAGCTTCGATGCAGATGAGAGACCTCAGACCAGCAGATTTCGACCCAAGGGAGAAGTTTTGGACGAGGTTTCCTCCCGAGGGATCCAAGATTACTCCACCCCACCAGTCTGTCGAGTTTCGGTGGAAGGATTATTGCCCCATGGTCTTCAG ACACTTGAGAAAGTTGTTTTCTGTGGATCCGGCTGATTATATGGTCGCTATCTGTGGGGATGACGCATTGAGGGAACTGTCTTCGCCTGGGAAGAGTGGGAGTTTCTTCTACCTGACCCAGGATGACAGGTTCATGATCAAGACAGTGAAAAAATCTGAAGTAAAG ATCTGA
- the LOC103702601 gene encoding probable receptor-like protein kinase At1g11050, translated as MWGLVFLGFLLASPAAVAADECPLDLNYVGTFPWNPSSCVAPVTNMTACCMTLLSLYGIGVAERLRLTGLFRLPNYTAAVACLDDFRSNLSAFSLPSDLVPTCFPSPERLVISPDYCDGILSAQNWTAKLGSSTDLDSACRPDLSVSTQCYACLNAGFAVASQLTALDGNASHATNCFFLATVYAAGVVNQYGPEDTRAAGCIFGLALSSSSSPSRSKSHAAAIFAPIAAALALVLLLSAVGFYLRRSRSKKRRSLSSLDNQERSSNSRSHPRPNTGSISFDIKELEKATGYFSQRNLIGRGGFGVVYKGTLADGSLVAIKRVLEPDLEGGDEEFRNEVEIISHLRHRNLVPLRGCCITDDHDDVEEGKQRYLVYDYMPSGSLADHIFTSSSSMNGNGYSGRQKPPLSWPQRKNIILDVAKGLAYLHYGVKPAIYHRDIKATNILLDGEMRARVADFGLARQSREGQSHLTTRVAGTHGYLAPEYALYGQLTEKSDVYSFGVLVLEIMSGRNALDTSAESNLVLVTDWAWTLVKSGRAEEVLEAALAREGNPKGIMERFVLVGILCAHVMVALRPTISEALKMLEGDIDVPAIPDRPMPLSHGSPFGEGGAFTASPALSGFGFNTGDMLR; from the coding sequence atgtgGGGATTGGTATTCTTAGGATTCCTGCTGGCCTCGCCGGCGGCGGTGGCCGCAGACGAGTGCCCGCTGGACCTGAACTACGTCGGGACCTTCCCCTGGAACCCCTCCTCCTGCGTCGCCCCGGTCACGAACATGACCGCCTGCTGCATGACGCTGCTGAGCCTCTACGGCATCGGCGTCGCTGAGCGCCTCCGCCTCACCGGCCTCTTCCGCCTCCCCAACTACACCGCCGCCGTTGCCTGCCTCGACGACTTCCGCTCCAACCTCTCCGCGTTCTCCCTCCCCTCCGACCTCGTCCCCACCTGCTTCCCCTCCCCCGAGCGCCTCGTCATCTCCCCCGACTACTGCGACGGCATCCTCTCCGCCCAGAACTGGACCGCCAAGCTAGGCTCCTCCACCGACCTCGACTCCGCTTGCCGCCCCGACCTCTCCGTCTCCACCCAGTGCTACGCCTGCCTCAACGCCGGCTTCGCCGTCGCTTCCCAGCTGACCGCCCTCGACGGCAACGCCTCCCACGCCACTAACTGCTTCTTCCTCGCCACCGTCTACGCCGCCGGTGTCGTCAACCAGTATGGCCCCGAGGACACCCGCGCCGCCGGCTGCATCTTTGGCCtcgccctctcctcctcttcttccccatCTCGCTCCAAATCCCACGCCGCCGCCATCTTCGCCCCCATAGCCGCCGCCCTCGCCCTCGTTCTCCTCCTCTCCGCCGTCGGGTTCTATCTCCGGCGCTCCAGATCCAAGAAAAGGAGGAGCCTTTCTTCTTTAGACAACCAGGAGCGGAGCTCGAATTCCCGATCCCATCCCCGGCCCAACACCGGATCCATCTCGTTCGATATCAAAGAATTGGAGAAAGCCACAGGCTACTTCTCTCAGAGGAACCTCATCGGGCGCGGTGGATTCGGGGTCGTCTACAAGGGGACGCTCGCGGACGGGAGCTTGGTGGCCATCAAGAGGGTACTGGAGCCGGACTTGGAAGGCGGCGACGAGGAGTTCCGGAACGAGGTGGAGATCATCAGCCACCTCCGGCACCGGAATTTGGTGCCTCTGCGAGGCTGCTGCATCACCGACGACCACGACGACGTGGAGGAAGGGAAGCAAAGGTATTTGGTTTATGATTACATGCCCAGTGGGAGTCTCGCCGACCACATCTTCACCTCCTCCTCTTCTATGAATGGCAATGGCTATTCTGGAAGACAGAAGCCACCTTTAAGCTGGCCGCAGAGGAAGAACATCATACTGGATGTGGCCAAAGGGCTGGCCTATCTCCACTATGGAGTGAAGCCGGCGATCTACCATAGAGATATCAAGGCCACCAATATCCTCCTGGATGGAGAGATGAGGGCGAGGGTGGCGGACTTCGGGCTCGCGAGGCAGAGCAGGGAGGGGCAGTCCCACCTCACCACCAGGGTCGCCGGGACTCATGGGTACCTCGCGCCAGAGTATGCGCTCTATGGGCAGCTCACAGAGAAGAGTGATGTCTATAGCTTTGGCGTGCTGGTGCTGGAGATCATGAGTGGGAGGAATGCTCTGGATACGTCGGCGGAGTCGAACCTGGTGCTCGTCACCGACTGGGCGTGGACGCTGGTCAAGTCCGGGAGGGCGGAGGAGGTGCTCGAAGCGGCGCTGGCGAGGGAAGGTAACCCGAAGGGGATCATGGAGAGGTTTGTGCTGGTGGGGATATTGTGCGCCCATGTAATGGTGGCGCTCAGGCCGACGATCTCGGAGGCGCTGAAGATGCTGGAAGGCGATATCGACGTCCCGGCGATACCGGACCGGCCGATGCCGCTCAGCCATGGGTCTCCTTTTGGTGAAGGTGGCGCTTTCACTGCTTCGCCGGCCCTGAGTGGGTTCGGTTTCAACACTGGAGACATGCTCAGGTGA
- the LOC103702728 gene encoding probable receptor-like protein kinase At1g11050: MWRSLFFLLLLANRPLPETPVATAAAVGDECLMDLNYVGTFPWDRSYCQPPMSNMTNCCTTLLSLFGIAIGQRLHLTGLFRLPNASASSACLADFSSNLSALSLPSDLVHTCFPSPQRFVITPDFCAGILNRRNWTAKLGPSTAIDSACRSDLSVPTQCYDCANVGVADVTAQLTALDGNPSHATQCLYLAVDYAAGVANQFGPEDPRSAGCIFGLALSSASPPPTRSKSHTAAIIAPIAAALALVLLLSALGLYLRLSKSRKKKRLSKKQEQSPRSRSHTRPNTGSILYDIEEMEKATDNFSERNIIERGGFGVVYKGTLSDGSLVAVKKVLELNLEGGDEKFQNEVEIISHLRHRNLVPLRGCCITNDDDDTEEPKERYLVYDYMPNGSLADHIFTSSVDGNGYSGKKKSTLTWPQRKNIILDVAKGLGYLHYGVKPAIYHRDIKPTNILLDGEMRARVADFGLARQSREGLSPLTSTVAGTHGYLAPEYALYGQLTEKSDVYSFGVLVLEIMSGRNALDKSAESNSALITDWASTLVKSGRAEEVLDAALAREGNPKGIMERFVLVGILCAHVMVALRPMISEVLKMLEGDIDVPAIPDRPMPLSHGYPFSEDGSITASPALSACLHPQDMLR, from the coding sequence ATGTGGAGATCGTTATTCTTCTTACTGCTACTAGCGAACAGGCCACTGCCAGAGACGCCAGtggcgacggcggcggcggtgggggACGAGTGCCTGATGGACCTGAACTACGTCGGGACCTTCCCCTGGGACCGCTCCTACTGCCAGCCTCCCATGTCCAACATGACCAACTGCTGCACGACCTTGCTGAGCCTCTTCGGCATCGCTATTGGCCAACGTCTCCACCTCACCGGCCTCTTCCGCCTCCCCAACGCTTCCGCGTCCTCCGCCTGCCTCGCAGACTTCAGCTCCAACCTCTCCGCGCTCTCCCTCCCCTCCGACCTCGTCCACACCTGCTTCCCCTCCCCGCAGCGCTTCGTCATCACCCCCGACTTCTGCGCCGGCATCCTCAATCGCCGGAACTGGACCGCCAAGCTCGGCCCCTCCACCGCCATCGACTCCGCCTGCCGCTCCGACCTATCCGTCCCCACCCAGTGCTATGACTGCGCCAACGTCGGCGTCGCCGACGTCACCGCCCAGCTCACGGCCCTCGACGGCAACCCCTCCCACGCCACCCAGTGCTTATACCTCGCCGTCGACTATGCTGCCGGCGTCGCAAACCAGTTTGGCCCCGAGGACCCCCGTTCCGCCGGCTGCATCTTTGGCCTTGCCCTCTCCTCCGCTTCTCCTCCTCCCACTCGCTCCAAATCCCACACCGCCGCCATCATCGCCCCCATCGCCGCCGCCCTTGCCCTCGTTCTTCTCCTCTCCGCCCTCGGACTCTATCTCCGGCTTTCCAAatcaaggaaaaagaagaggcttTCCAAGAAACAGGAGCAGAGCCCGAGATCGAGATCCCACACGCGTCCCAACACCGGATCCATCTTGTACGATATCGAAGAAATGGAGAAGGCCACGGATAACTTCTCTGAGAGGAATATAATTGAGCGAGGCGGATTTGGGGTTGTCTACAAGGGGACGCTCTCCGACGGGAGCTTGGTCGCCGTCAAGAAGGTATTGGAGCTGAACTTGGAAGGTGGCGACGAGAAGTTCCAGAACGAGGTGGAGATCATCAGCCACCTTCGTCACCGGAATCTGGTGCCCTTGAGAGGCTGCTGCATCACCAACGACGACGACGACACGGAGGAACCGAAAGAAAGGTATTTGGTTTATGACTACATGCCTAATGGAAGCCTCGCCGACCATATCTTCACCTCCTCCGTGGATGGCAACGGCTATTCTGGAAAAAAGAAGTCAACTCTGACCTGGCCCCAGAGGAAAAACATCATACTGGACGTGGCGAAGGGGTTGGGTTATCTCCACTATGGAGTGAAGCCGGCGATCTATCATAGAGATATCAAGCCCACAAACATTCTGCTAGACGGAGAGATGAGGGCAAGGGTGGCCGACTTCGGGCTCGCAAGGCAGAGCCGCGAGGGGCTGTCGCCCCTCACCTCTACGGTTGCTGGGACTCATGGCTACCTGGCTCCGGAGTATGCGCTCTACGGGCAGCTCACAGAGAAGAGTGATGTTTACAGCTTTGGAGTCTTGGTGCTGGAGATCATGAGCGGACGGAATGCCCTAGATAAGTCGGCGGAGTCAAACTCGGCGTTGATCACCGACTGGGCGTCGACGCTGGTCAAGTCCGGGAGGGCGGAGGAGGTGCTCGATGCGGCGCTGGCGAGGGAAGGTAACCCGAAGGGGATCATGGAGAGGTTTGTGCTGGTGGGGATATTGTGTGCCCATGTGATGGTGGCGCTCAGGCCGATGATCTCGGAGGTGCTGAAGATGCTGGAAGGCGACATCGACGTCCCGGCGATACCCGACCGGCCGATGCCGCTCAGCCATGGGTATCCTTTTAGTGAAGATGGCAGTATCACCGCTTCACCAGCTTTGAGTGCTTGTCTCCATCCTCAAGACATGCTCAGGTGA
- the LOC120112979 gene encoding phosphatidylinositol 4-phosphate 5-kinase 1-like isoform X1 yields the protein MESASPSSDRRPRAPIASPSHFPSSDRRPAPTLIHRLPISLPRHRRPRPPVPFFFSRFLHFLLLALLVFCVDFWGFFQTISKGHKNYDLMLNLQLGIRYSVGKPASMQMRDLRPADFDPREKFWTRFPPEGSKITPPHQSVEFRWKDYCPMVFRHLRKLFSVDPADYMVAICGDDALRELSSPGKSGSFFYLTQDDRFMIKTVKKSEVKTNRVDKNER from the exons ATGGAATCGGCGTCCCCGAGCTCCGATCGGCGTCCCCGAGCTCCGATCGCTTCCCCATCTCACTTTCCGAGCTCCGATCGGCGTCCCGCGCCGACATTAATCCATCGCCTCCCCATCTCGCTTCCCCGCCACCGTCGACCTCGCCCTCcggttcccttcttcttctctcgtttcttgcattttttgctCTTGGCGCTTctagtattttgtgttgattttTGGGGGTTTTTTCAGACGATTTCCAAAGGCCATAAGAACTACGATCTCATGTTAAACCTTCAATTGGGCATCAG ATACTCTGTTGGGAAGCCAGCTTCGATGCAGATGAGAGACCTCAGACCAGCAGATTTCGACCCAAGGGAGAAGTTTTGGACGAGGTTTCCTCCCGAGGGATCCAAGATTACTCCACCCCACCAGTCTGTCGAGTTTCGGTGGAAGGATTATTGCCCCATGGTCTTCAG ACACTTGAGAAAGTTGTTTTCTGTGGATCCGGCTGATTATATGGTCGCTATCTGTGGGGATGACGCATTGAGGGAACTGTCTTCGCCTGGGAAGAGTGGGAGTTTCTTCTACCTGACCCAGGATGACAGGTTCATGATCAAGACAGTGAAAAAATCTGAAGTAAAG aCGAATAGGGTCGATAAGAATGAAAGATAG